A single genomic interval of Procambarus clarkii isolate CNS0578487 chromosome 61, FALCON_Pclarkii_2.0, whole genome shotgun sequence harbors:
- the LOC123774369 gene encoding serine-rich adhesin for platelets, which yields MVKYEEETYSFRLSHLDDGIYSDTSTISSTHKQRIDSLFRDKRRQNKLLSDSAPLRVDSAPLRVDSAPLRVDSAPLRVDSAPLRVDSAPLRVDSAPLRSEPAPVQANPVQEELERMFGGRDQRQRAFLDVRATVQAQIERLFADATSEPIVGTRAAPPPAPRAPDPPLSPPPLASPTPPRHQESRSPSPITSSRPTGGGISRAESREAATPRASLSNMKYRVDYLGAVQLAEKATSLDVLQAPLKDLYYKYRLSVSRGKRPVPGTLQITEGGLRITHGSADSSDGHLEFTNPFPTIAVWAAVKLVIRRELLDHGQVGFTYAFLPLICDPEAQDKYNLYHPLNVAEPSVMVIQHPPMFACVMRKVGVPKVLECHGFVCQSSEDAIVMAANLYQALLENMRSEVPSEAPSEAPSDASSDTREDDRHVMSDSETVPVRPPRKKRSHRSESPGFGQGLRRANSEDILQSHIILDDSRASKRRLKRSISERHQGAFLLDPGDVYTRVALPRSKSFMNVTNKYNFQDLLDDVKQKTGLNSVDEVLKQVINPRGMSFSEMDPDQREILLKLALTLSKDEIYQRSKNIMRQHTRGRSSSLMNLMDSDSDGSTISSVLKATKRSFSRLGSRASSLQSSYLKDKSPLRRLVNNKSRYTFERIGCPNGATRRVNNKENEFSHMLESNGRKVAPKTPMPRRNLSRANEGYVSCSECGYDSECSSKCYCSLPRRSSSVLPHDKHAHKGHDSPCDCDTESCAESEKCYCSLKRVKKNGLKMYEINLDSETDSNTVQSANSYKKGYGSHSNLSELESHATSWKRNTGGSSSSTTQHKSSSLYLTEQSKSRSAGTVFSMHPDVIRKKSLSSNLSTDSEMSTMQRSSDGSGYHSQDSGGCRVPPHQRASSTECLLLSPRLRRHPSGSLGSGGSRGSHASSQGSGSGAGTHRSHGSRGSGTSHQKILLVSAVDPSGKVVYRGASQRQQREDSDTASILSMKKTAEIAALFSELKLNQTTDLINHHSQSTSESEDDAYSSMQANNSFLFSENIENSLGYLP from the coding sequence ATGGTGAAATACGAGGAAGAGACCTACAGTTTCCGGCTCTCACACCTGGACGATGGTATATACTCCGACACCAGTACCATCTCCTCTACACATAAACAACGCATTGACTCCCTCTTTAGGGATAAGAGGCGCCAAAACAAACTGTTATCCGATTCCGCGCCATTGCGGGTCGATTCCGCGCCATTGCGGGTCGATTCCGCGCCATTGCGGGTCGATTCCGCGCCATTGCGGGTCGATTCCGCGCCATTGCGGGTCGATTCCGCGCCATTGCGGGTCGATTCCGCGCCATTGCGGTCCGAACCCGCGCCTGTGCAGGCCAACCCGGTGCAAGAGGAGCTGGAGCGGATGTTCGGAGGGCGGGACCAGCGACAGAGAGCCTTCCTGGATGTGCGTGCCACTGTCCAGGCACAGATTGAGAGGTTATTTGCTGATGCCACAAGTGAACCCATAGTTGGCACCCGCGCCGCTCCCCCGCCAGCCCCCCGCGCTCCAGACCCTCCACTTTCCCCACCACCCCTCGCCTCCCCTACCCCACCGAGGCACCAAGAGTCTCGCTCCCCTTCCCCCATTACCAGCAGTCGCCCCACAGGCGGTGGAATCAGTCGAGCAGAGTCGCGCGAGGCGGCGACACCGCGAGCGTCGCTCTCCAACATGAAGTATCGTGTGGATTACCTCGGGGCAGTACAGCTGGCAGAGAAGGCCACCAGTCTGGACGTGCTTCAGGCGCCTCTTAAGGACCTTTACTACAAGTATCGCCTGAGCGTGTCGAGGGGAAAGCGGCCGGTGCCCGGGACGCTGCAAATCACAGAAGGCGGACTAAGAATAACCCATGGTAGTGCGGACTCCTCTGATGGCCACTTGGAGTTTACTAACCCATTCCCGACCATTGCGGTGTGGGCGGCGGTGAAGCTGGTTATCCGGAGGGAGCTGTTGGACCACGGCCAGGTGGGCTTCACGTACGCTTTCCTCCCGCTCATTTGTGACCCAGAAGCGCAGGATAAGTACAACCTGTATCATCCGCTTAATGTGGCCGAGCCTTCCGTAATGGTCATCCAACACCCACCTATGTTCGCCTGTGTCATGAGGAAGGTGGGTGTGCCCAAAGTGCTCGAGTGTCACGGCTTTGTGTGCCAGTCGTCCGAGGATGCCATAGTGATGGCTGCCAACTTGTACCAGGCACTGCTGGAGAACATGCGGAGTGAGGTCCCCAGCGAGGCCCCCAGCGAGGCCCCCAGCGACGCCTCCAGTGACACGCGGGAGGACGATAGACACGTGATGAGTGACAGCGAGACGGTGCCTGTCAGGCCGCCACGTAAAAAACGCTCACACCGCTCCGAGTCTCCGGGTTTTGGACAGGGACTGCGACGGGCCAACAGCGAGGACATCTTGCAGTCGCACATTATTCTTGACGATTCTCGGGCAAGCAAACGTCGACTCAAGCGTTCCATAAGTGAGCGTCACCAGGGCGCTTTCCTCCTGGATCCTGGCGACGTTTACACCAGAGTGGCGCTGCCTCGCTCAAAGTCTTTCATGAACGTCACTAATAAGTACAATTTCCAAGACCTGTTGGATGACGTGAAACAAAAGACAGGCTTAAACAGTGTGGACGAGGTTCTGAAGCAGGTGATAAACCCGCGTGGGATGTCATTCAGCGAAATGGATCCTGACCAGCGGGAGATTTTGCTGAAGCTGGCTCTCACACTCTCCAAGGATGAGATCTACCAACGGTCCAAGAACATCATGAGACAACACACCCGGGGGCGTAGCTCCTCCCTCATGaacctcatggactctgacagcgACGGGTCCACCATCTCCTCCGTTCTCAAGGCCACTAAGCGATCCTTTTCCCGCCTTGGTTCCCGCGCCTCTAGTCTACAGTCCAGCTACCTGAAGGACAAGTCGCCACTCAGACGGTTAGTCAACAACAAAAGTCGCTACACGTTTGAAAGGATTGGATGCCCCAACGGCGCTACGAGACGAGTAAACAACAAAGAGAACGAGTTTAGTCACATGCTAGAGAGCAATGGGAGGAAAGTGGCGCCCAAAACTCCTATGCCCCGACGCAACCTGTCCCGGGCCAACGAAGGCTACGTGTCGTGCAGCGAGTGTGGTTACGACAGTGAATGTTCCAGCAAGTGTTACTGTTCCCTGCCCCGGCGGTCCTCTTCAGTCTTGCCACACGATAAACACGCTCATAAGGGCCACGACTCTCCGTGCGACTGTGACACTGAGAGTTGTGCCGAGAGTGAAAAGTGTTACTGTTCCCTCAAGCGCGTCAAGAAAAACGGCCTTAAGATGTACGAGATCAACCTCGACTCTGAGACTGACAGCAACACTGTACAGAGCGCCAACTCTTACAAGAAAGGATACGGGTCGCACTCCAACCTCAGCGAATTGGAGTCGCATGCTACTTCCTGGAAGCGCAACACCGGTGGATCCTCCAGTAGCACAACGCAACACAAGAGCTCTTCTTTGTACCTGACGGAGCAGAGCAAGAGTCGATCAGCAGGCACCGTCTTTTCAATGCACCCAGACGTCATCCGGAAAAAGAGCCTGTCATCAAATTTATCGACAGATTCAGAGATGTCAACCATGCAACGATCGTCGGACGGGTCTGGTTACCATAGCCAGGATAGCGGAGGATGTCGGGTTCCACCTCATCAGCGAGCATCAAGCACCGAGTGTCTCCTCTTGTCTCCTAGGCTCCGGAGACACCCGTCGGGCTCCTTAGGATCGGGCGGTTCCAGGGGCTCTCATGCGTCGTCTCAAGGTAGCGGAAGTGGGGCAGGGACGCATCGCTCCCATGGCTCCAGGGGGTCGGGAACGTCTCACCAGAAGATTCTGCTGGTGTCGGCAGTGGACCCCAGCGGGAAGGTTGTGTATCGCGGAGCATCACAGCGCCAGCAGCGTGAAGACAGCGACACGGCTTCCATCCTCTCCATGAAGAAAACCGCCGAGATCGCTGCCCTCTTCTCCGAGCTTAAACTTAACCAGACAACCGACCTCATCAACCACCACAGTCAATCAACATCAGAGTCTGAAGACGATGCCTATTCCTCCATGCAAGCCAATAACTCTTTCCTGTTCTCTGAAAATATAGAGAACTCACTGGGTTACCTGCCATAA
- the LOC123774370 gene encoding schlafen-like protein 2 isoform X4 produces MQSERGMVECNGRDGHYILGQAIVQEEDLLHEFKGHRSISIHDIHNMCLQSGGAPERTRNAVSISIGAMLNSGYGGIIYLGVTDNGQVRGLTLTRYQMDHIEASLEWTLGRFTPPVPDSRYRVDFVPVVSNKTQRLSHDIEEHVDSKRRSRPHHVAQPNYCWCDIDAAAQQALGKLPILYVVEIHVRPWEPHSLQGRNLGISQTPALPPLHLNEASSCFFRQSCRQPRVSGNYFEQQSGRF; encoded by the exons ATGCAG TCAGAGAGAGGCATGGTCGAGTGCAATGGCAGAGATGGTCATTATATATTAGGTCAGGCCATTGTCCAGGAGGAAGACTTGCTGCACGAGTTCAAGGGTCACCGCAGCATCTCCATTCATGACATCCACAACATGTGCCTCCAAAGTGGCGGGGCACCTGAACGCACCAGGAATGCAGTTTCCAT AAGTATTGGGGCTATGCTAAACTCTGGTTATGGAGGCATCATCTACCTTGGGGTCACTGACAACGGTCAGGTGAGAGGACTGACGCTTACCAG ATACCAGATGGATCATATTGAGGCATCCCTGGAATGGACACTGGGAAGATTCACGCCACCAGTCCCTGACTCCCGCTACCGTGTGGATTTTGTGCCCGTGGTCTCCAACAAAACTCAGAGGCTCTCTCATGATATTGAAGA ACATGTGGACTCCAAGAGACGTAGTCGTCCACACCACGTTGCTCAGCCTAATTACTGCTGGTGTGACATCGATGCTGCTGCACAGCAGGCACtg GGAAAGCTTCCAATATTATACGTAGTTGAGATTCACGTGCGTCCCTGGGAGCCCCACAGCTTGCAGGGCAGGAATTTGGGGATTTCCCAAACACCtgctctccctccccttcatctCAATGAAGCTTCAAGCTGCTTCTTCAGGCAGAGTTGTCGGCAGCCGCGG GTAAGTGGAAATTACTTTGAACAGCAAAGCGGCAGATTTTGA
- the LOC123774370 gene encoding schlafen-like protein 2 isoform X1, whose translation MQSERGMVECNGRDGHYILGQAIVQEEDLLHEFKGHRSISIHDIHNMCLQSGGAPERTRNAVSISIGAMLNSGYGGIIYLGVTDNGQVRGLTLTRYQMDHIEASLEWTLGRFTPPVPDSRYRVDFVPVVSNKTQRLSHDIEEHVDSKRRSRPHHVAQPNYCWCDIDAAAQQALGKLPILYVVEIHVRPWEPHSLQGRNLGISQTPALPPLHLNEASSCFFRQSCRQPRLCLEDVRRLLVHRVQEHYTLKLAALEHRYEALQHLARQHNVTFATDMHPSDVDDVQVKK comes from the exons ATGCAG TCAGAGAGAGGCATGGTCGAGTGCAATGGCAGAGATGGTCATTATATATTAGGTCAGGCCATTGTCCAGGAGGAAGACTTGCTGCACGAGTTCAAGGGTCACCGCAGCATCTCCATTCATGACATCCACAACATGTGCCTCCAAAGTGGCGGGGCACCTGAACGCACCAGGAATGCAGTTTCCAT AAGTATTGGGGCTATGCTAAACTCTGGTTATGGAGGCATCATCTACCTTGGGGTCACTGACAACGGTCAGGTGAGAGGACTGACGCTTACCAG ATACCAGATGGATCATATTGAGGCATCCCTGGAATGGACACTGGGAAGATTCACGCCACCAGTCCCTGACTCCCGCTACCGTGTGGATTTTGTGCCCGTGGTCTCCAACAAAACTCAGAGGCTCTCTCATGATATTGAAGA ACATGTGGACTCCAAGAGACGTAGTCGTCCACACCACGTTGCTCAGCCTAATTACTGCTGGTGTGACATCGATGCTGCTGCACAGCAGGCACtg GGAAAGCTTCCAATATTATACGTAGTTGAGATTCACGTGCGTCCCTGGGAGCCCCACAGCTTGCAGGGCAGGAATTTGGGGATTTCCCAAACACCtgctctccctccccttcatctCAATGAAGCTTCAAGCTGCTTCTTCAGGCAGAGTTGTCGGCAGCCGCGG TTGTGCTTAGAGGACGTGAGACGATTACTGGTGCATCGTGTTCAGGAGCATTACACACTCAAGCTGGCTGCCCTCGAACACCGGTACGAGGCACTTCAGCACCTCGCACGCCAGCACAATGTAACGTTTGCAACAGACATGCACCCTAGTGATGTCGATGACGTACAAGTGAAAAAGTGA
- the LOC123774370 gene encoding schlafen-like protein 2 isoform X3, with translation MVECNGRDGHYILGQAIVQEEDLLHEFKGHRSISIHDIHNMCLQSGGAPERTRNAVSISIGAMLNSGYGGIIYLGVTDNGQVRGLTLTRYQMDHIEASLEWTLGRFTPPVPDSRYRVDFVPVVSNKTQRLSHDIEEHVDSKRRSRPHHVAQPNYCWCDIDAAAQQALGKLPILYVVEIHVRPWEPHSLQGRNLGISQTPALPPLHLNEASSCFFRQSCRQPRLCLEDVRRLLVHRVQEHYTLKLAALEHRYEALQHLARQHNVTFATDMHPSDVDDVQVKK, from the exons ATGGTCGAGTGCAATGGCAGAGATGGTCATTATATATTAGGTCAGGCCATTGTCCAGGAGGAAGACTTGCTGCACGAGTTCAAGGGTCACCGCAGCATCTCCATTCATGACATCCACAACATGTGCCTCCAAAGTGGCGGGGCACCTGAACGCACCAGGAATGCAGTTTCCAT AAGTATTGGGGCTATGCTAAACTCTGGTTATGGAGGCATCATCTACCTTGGGGTCACTGACAACGGTCAGGTGAGAGGACTGACGCTTACCAG ATACCAGATGGATCATATTGAGGCATCCCTGGAATGGACACTGGGAAGATTCACGCCACCAGTCCCTGACTCCCGCTACCGTGTGGATTTTGTGCCCGTGGTCTCCAACAAAACTCAGAGGCTCTCTCATGATATTGAAGA ACATGTGGACTCCAAGAGACGTAGTCGTCCACACCACGTTGCTCAGCCTAATTACTGCTGGTGTGACATCGATGCTGCTGCACAGCAGGCACtg GGAAAGCTTCCAATATTATACGTAGTTGAGATTCACGTGCGTCCCTGGGAGCCCCACAGCTTGCAGGGCAGGAATTTGGGGATTTCCCAAACACCtgctctccctccccttcatctCAATGAAGCTTCAAGCTGCTTCTTCAGGCAGAGTTGTCGGCAGCCGCGG TTGTGCTTAGAGGACGTGAGACGATTACTGGTGCATCGTGTTCAGGAGCATTACACACTCAAGCTGGCTGCCCTCGAACACCGGTACGAGGCACTTCAGCACCTCGCACGCCAGCACAATGTAACGTTTGCAACAGACATGCACCCTAGTGATGTCGATGACGTACAAGTGAAAAAGTGA